The Streptomyces sp. NBC_01275 genome has a segment encoding these proteins:
- a CDS encoding MMPL family transporter, whose product MATVLYHLGRAAYRWRWFVVLLWVGVLGAAGFLAAKAPTASDEGFTMPGIESQKAFDLLEQRFPGTAADGASARIVFVAPNGEKVTAAENRKAVEKLVDEAADGSQVAAAVDPFQARTVSEDGTTAYATVTFEAKASDLTDTAKKHLETAIAQARDAGLTVEVGGDALATQPSAGGSAEAIGIAVAALVLLLTFGSLAAAGLPLLTAVVGVGVSMATIMAASEAFGLSETTGTLATMLGLACGIDYALFVVSRYREERAKGHTPREAAGLAAGTAGSAVVFAGLTVVIALAGLSVVGIPMLTKMGLAAAGAVLVGVLICLTLVPALLGFWPNAVLSRGVRKNSKRSRRKALKPHNGGSRWAGLVVRRPLPVLLLGVVGLGAVAVPALDLQLGMPGDEAKSTSTTERRAYDALADGFGPGFNGPLTIVVDAKGADDPKTAVATISKDIAATDGVVSVSPARFNEAGDTAVFSATPSTSPTDEKTKDLVQLIRDERSGIEAKAGAHYEVTGSTALNIDVAEKVQAALFPYLALVVGLAVVLLLLVFRSLLVPLKAALGFLLSVLAALGSVVLVFQQGHGAELLGVEQTGPIMSLMPIFLVGIVFGLAMDYEVFLVSRIRESYVHGDRPGQAVVSGFRHSARVVVAAALIMMAVFSGFIGAGESMIKMIGFGLAIAVFFDAFVVRMAIVPAILSLLGDKAWYLPRWLDFLLPNIDVEGEKLSHKIPAPTTPEPDQQPEPALPTAH is encoded by the coding sequence ATGGCAACTGTCCTTTACCACCTAGGCCGTGCGGCCTACAGGTGGCGCTGGTTCGTGGTCCTGTTGTGGGTGGGCGTCCTGGGCGCGGCCGGCTTCCTCGCCGCCAAGGCCCCCACCGCCTCGGACGAGGGCTTCACGATGCCCGGCATCGAGTCGCAGAAGGCGTTCGACCTGCTGGAGCAGCGCTTCCCCGGGACGGCGGCCGACGGAGCGAGCGCACGGATCGTGTTCGTCGCGCCGAACGGCGAGAAGGTCACCGCGGCCGAGAACCGCAAGGCCGTCGAAAAGCTGGTCGACGAGGCCGCCGACGGGTCCCAGGTGGCCGCCGCCGTCGACCCCTTCCAGGCCAGGACCGTCAGCGAGGACGGCACCACCGCCTACGCGACCGTCACCTTCGAGGCCAAGGCCTCCGACCTCACCGACACCGCCAAGAAGCACCTCGAAACGGCGATAGCCCAGGCCCGGGACGCGGGTCTGACCGTGGAGGTCGGCGGGGACGCGCTGGCCACCCAGCCGTCGGCGGGCGGCTCCGCGGAGGCGATCGGCATCGCCGTGGCCGCCCTCGTGCTGCTGCTCACCTTCGGCTCGCTCGCCGCCGCCGGACTGCCGCTGCTGACCGCCGTCGTCGGAGTCGGCGTGAGCATGGCGACGATCATGGCGGCCTCCGAGGCCTTCGGCCTGTCCGAGACGACCGGCACCCTCGCCACCATGCTGGGCCTGGCCTGCGGCATCGACTACGCCCTGTTCGTCGTCTCCCGCTACCGCGAGGAACGCGCCAAGGGCCACACGCCCCGTGAGGCGGCGGGCCTGGCGGCCGGCACGGCGGGCTCGGCGGTCGTCTTCGCCGGTCTGACCGTGGTGATCGCACTGGCCGGTCTGTCGGTCGTCGGCATCCCGATGCTCACCAAGATGGGGCTGGCCGCGGCCGGCGCGGTCCTCGTCGGCGTGCTGATCTGCCTGACCCTGGTCCCCGCGCTCCTCGGCTTCTGGCCGAACGCCGTCCTGTCCCGGGGCGTCCGCAAGAACTCCAAGCGCAGTCGCCGCAAGGCGCTGAAGCCGCACAACGGCGGCAGCCGCTGGGCCGGCCTCGTCGTCCGACGCCCCCTGCCCGTCCTGCTGCTGGGCGTCGTCGGTCTGGGCGCGGTCGCCGTGCCCGCCCTGGACCTCCAGCTCGGCATGCCCGGCGACGAGGCCAAGTCGACCTCCACCACCGAGCGCCGCGCCTACGACGCCCTCGCCGACGGCTTCGGACCCGGCTTCAACGGACCGCTGACCATCGTCGTGGACGCGAAGGGCGCCGACGACCCGAAGACGGCCGTGGCGACGATCTCGAAGGACATCGCGGCCACCGACGGCGTCGTGTCCGTCTCCCCCGCCCGTTTCAACGAGGCCGGCGACACGGCCGTCTTCTCCGCCACCCCGTCCACCAGCCCCACCGACGAGAAGACGAAGGACCTCGTCCAGCTGATCCGCGACGAGCGGAGCGGCATCGAGGCGAAGGCGGGCGCGCACTACGAGGTCACCGGCTCCACCGCGCTGAACATCGACGTCGCCGAGAAGGTCCAGGCGGCCCTGTTCCCCTACCTCGCCCTGGTCGTCGGACTCGCCGTCGTCCTGCTCCTGCTGGTCTTCCGCTCCCTCCTCGTGCCCCTCAAGGCGGCCCTCGGCTTCCTCCTCTCCGTCCTCGCCGCCCTCGGCTCGGTCGTCCTGGTGTTCCAGCAGGGGCACGGCGCGGAACTCCTCGGCGTGGAGCAGACCGGCCCGATCATGAGCCTGATGCCGATCTTCCTGGTGGGCATCGTCTTCGGCCTCGCCATGGACTACGAGGTCTTCCTCGTCTCCCGGATCAGGGAGTCGTACGTCCACGGCGACCGGCCCGGACAGGCGGTGGTCTCCGGGTTCCGGCACAGCGCCCGAGTCGTCGTCGCCGCCGCGCTGATCATGATGGCGGTGTTCTCCGGCTTCATCGGCGCCGGCGAGTCGATGATCAAGATGATCGGCTTCGGCCTCGCCATCGCCGTCTTCTTCGACGCGTTCGTCGTCCGCATGGCGATCGTCCCGGCGATCCTGTCCCTCCTCGGCGACAAGGCCTGGTACCTCCCCCGCTGGCTGGACTTCCTCCTCCCGAACATCGACGTCGAGGGCGAGAAGCTCAGCCACAAGATCCCGGCGCCGACCACGCCCGAGCCCGACCAACAGCCCGAACCGGCCCTCCCCACCGCCCACTAG